A window of the Lysinibacillus irui genome harbors these coding sequences:
- a CDS encoding ankyrin repeat domain-containing protein: protein MDDQLIINAANGNTEIVLSLLQNGVNINTTDQIGRTAVLAATYNNQVDTVRVLIEHGADINSRDNNLENVLLHAGASGYLEIVKLAIAAGADTKLTNRFGGVAIIPASERGHVEVVRELLNHSDIDVNHINHLHWTALLEAVILGNGGEKHQEVVQLLVDYGADLNIGDRDGITPLQHAKKLGFHEIESILKNAESERSSNS from the coding sequence ATGGATGATCAATTGATTATTAACGCGGCGAACGGTAATACGGAGATAGTATTATCGCTTCTGCAAAATGGAGTGAATATCAATACCACCGATCAAATTGGAAGAACAGCTGTCTTAGCTGCAACCTATAATAATCAGGTGGATACTGTGAGGGTACTTATTGAGCATGGCGCTGATATTAATAGTAGAGATAATAATCTTGAGAATGTACTTTTACATGCAGGTGCATCAGGCTACCTTGAAATAGTAAAGCTTGCTATAGCAGCAGGAGCTGATACAAAGCTAACGAATCGCTTTGGGGGGGTAGCTATCATACCAGCTTCAGAACGTGGACATGTAGAAGTAGTTCGTGAGCTACTTAATCATTCAGATATTGATGTTAATCACATTAATCATTTACATTGGACAGCCCTATTAGAAGCAGTCATATTAGGTAATGGAGGTGAGAAACATCAGGAAGTCGTACAATTATTGGTCGATTATGGTGCTGATTTAAATATTGGCGATAGAGACGGTATTACACCGTTGCAGCATGCGAAAAAATTAGGTTTTCATGAAATCGAAAGTATTTTAAAAAACGCAGAATCTGAGCGCTCTTCTAATAGCTAA
- a CDS encoding nucleoside deaminase, with amino-acid sequence MIQETDLKHLKRCIELAQNALDAGDEPFGSILVAANGEVLAEDQNHVSGGDHTQHPEFALARWAAKNMSPEERSTATVYTSGEHCPMCAAAHGWVGLGRIVYASSSKQLAQWLKDMEISSASRVRNLSIQEVIQDTIVEGPVAELAEQVHQLHRQFHKK; translated from the coding sequence ATGATTCAAGAAACAGATTTAAAGCATCTAAAGAGATGTATTGAACTTGCCCAAAATGCGCTAGATGCTGGTGATGAGCCATTCGGTTCGATTCTTGTGGCTGCTAATGGCGAGGTGCTAGCAGAAGATCAAAATCATGTATCTGGTGGTGACCATACACAGCACCCCGAATTTGCATTGGCACGTTGGGCAGCTAAAAATATGAGTCCCGAGGAAAGAAGTACGGCAACAGTTTACACTTCAGGCGAACATTGCCCAATGTGCGCTGCGGCTCATGGCTGGGTGGGGTTAGGAAGAATTGTTTATGCTAGCTCCTCTAAACAATTAGCACAATGGCTAAAAGATATGGAGATATCTTCTGCATCCCGTGTTCGTAATCTATCCATACAAGAAGTAATTCAAGATACTATCGTAGAAGGCCCGGTGGCAGAACTAGCTGAACAGGTGCATCAACTACATCGTCAGTTTCATAAAAAATAA
- the rpsI gene encoding 30S ribosomal protein S9, producing the protein MAQVQYIGTGRRKSSVARVRLVPGTGKIVINKREIEEYVPFAALREVIKQPLVATETTGSYDIHVNVNGGGYTGQAGAVRHGIARALLQVDPDFRAALKSAGLLTRDSRMKERKKPGLRGARRAPQFSKR; encoded by the coding sequence TTGGCACAAGTTCAATACATCGGCACTGGTCGCCGTAAAAGCTCTGTAGCTCGCGTACGTTTAGTACCAGGTACAGGTAAAATTGTTATCAACAAACGTGAAATCGAAGAATACGTACCATTCGCTGCATTACGTGAAGTAATTAAACAACCATTAGTAGCTACTGAAACTACAGGAAGCTATGATATCCACGTAAACGTTAACGGTGGTGGATACACTGGTCAAGCTGGTGCTGTTCGTCACGGTATCGCTCGTGCTCTACTTCAAGTAGACCCAGATTTCCGTGCTGCATTAAAATCAGCTGGATTACTTACTCGTGATTCACGCATGAAAGAACGTAAAAAACCAGGTCTACGCGGCGCTCGTCGTGCACCTCAGTTCTCAAAACGTTAA
- the rplM gene encoding 50S ribosomal protein L13, which produces MRTTFMAKGHEVDRKWLVVDAEGQTLGRLASEVAAILRGKHKPTFTPNVDTGDHVIIINADKIHLTGNKLEGKLYRHHTQFAGGLKTRTAGEMLDKYPTRMIELAVKGMLPKNSLGRKMFTKLNVYTGTEHPHAAQKPEAYELRG; this is translated from the coding sequence ATGCGTACAACATTCATGGCTAAAGGTCACGAAGTAGACCGTAAATGGTTAGTAGTTGATGCAGAAGGCCAAACTCTTGGACGTTTAGCTTCTGAAGTAGCTGCAATCTTACGTGGTAAACATAAACCAACATTCACACCAAACGTTGACACAGGTGATCACGTAATCATCATCAACGCTGACAAAATCCATTTAACTGGTAACAAATTAGAAGGTAAACTTTACCGTCACCACACTCAATTCGCTGGTGGTTTAAAAACTCGTACAGCTGGTGAAATGCTAGACAAGTACCCAACACGAATGATCGAATTAGCAGTTAAAGGAATGCTTCCTAAAAACTCTTTAGGTCGCAAAATGTTCACTAAACTTAATGTTTACACTGGAACAGAGCATCCACATGCTGCACAAAAACCAGAAGCATACGAGCTTCGCGGATAA
- the truA gene encoding tRNA pseudouridine(38-40) synthase TruA — protein sequence MRRLKVIISYDGTHFSGYQVQPGERTVQAELERVLAIMHKGEKIKVTASGRTDARVHATGQTLHFDTPLSIPTEKYHKALNVQLPRDIRVLSVEEVANDFHARYSVVGKRYRYIWSCELIQSPFRRHYTVETNGVKPNVEAMQEAAKAIIGTHDFSCFCAANTSVKDKVRTVKTLQFEWHGEELHMVIEGNGFLYNMVRIIAGTLWEVGVGRRTIDNLALVVASEDRDKAGKTAPPQGLYLEKVFY from the coding sequence ATGCGACGATTAAAAGTAATTATCAGCTATGATGGAACGCATTTCTCAGGCTATCAAGTACAGCCTGGGGAACGTACAGTGCAGGCTGAACTGGAGCGAGTACTAGCTATTATGCATAAAGGGGAAAAGATTAAAGTAACTGCAAGTGGGCGTACAGATGCTAGAGTTCATGCAACAGGGCAAACATTGCATTTTGATACACCACTCTCCATTCCAACAGAAAAGTACCACAAGGCATTGAATGTACAGCTACCTAGAGATATTCGTGTATTATCGGTAGAGGAAGTGGCAAATGACTTTCATGCACGCTACAGCGTTGTAGGGAAAAGATACCGCTATATATGGTCTTGTGAGCTTATTCAAAGCCCATTCCGCAGACATTACACGGTTGAGACAAATGGGGTTAAGCCTAATGTTGAGGCAATGCAGGAGGCAGCAAAGGCTATAATCGGTACACATGACTTTTCGTGCTTTTGTGCAGCGAATACAAGTGTGAAGGATAAGGTACGCACGGTTAAGACTCTGCAATTTGAATGGCATGGAGAAGAGCTTCATATGGTGATTGAAGGTAATGGCTTTTTATATAATATGGTGCGTATTATTGCAGGTACACTTTGGGAGGTTGGTGTAGGTCGTCGTACAATAGACAACTTGGCACTTGTAGTCGCTTCTGAAGATCGTGATAAAGCCGGAAAAACCGCGCCACCACAAGGGTTATACTTAGAAAAGGTGTTCTATTAG
- a CDS encoding energy-coupling factor transporter transmembrane component T family protein: protein MMEKMIFGRFLPGDSPVHKLDPRSKLIFVFAFIIIVFLANNTVTYAMLLAFTLLVVLISRIRLYFLINGLKPVIFLMAFTFLLHIFMTKEGVPIFESKFITIYDEGIRRGIYISIRFLVLVFMTSILTLTTSPISITDGIEVLLNPLKALKVPVHELALMMSISLRFIPTLMDETDKIMKAQMARGSDLSSGPIKDRIKAVVPLLVPLFVSAFKRAEDLATAMEVRGYRGGEGRTRYRRLKWDMGDTFALVLLVAIGVLLFFYRS, encoded by the coding sequence ATGATGGAAAAAATGATATTTGGACGCTTCCTCCCTGGTGATTCACCTGTGCATAAACTGGATCCAAGGTCTAAGCTCATTTTCGTCTTTGCGTTTATTATTATTGTCTTTTTGGCGAATAATACAGTGACATACGCTATGTTACTGGCATTTACACTATTGGTAGTTTTAATATCACGGATTCGCCTATATTTTTTAATTAATGGATTAAAGCCTGTTATCTTTCTGATGGCCTTCACATTCCTTCTTCATATATTTATGACAAAAGAAGGCGTTCCTATTTTTGAATCAAAGTTCATTACCATTTATGATGAAGGAATTAGACGAGGGATCTATATTTCTATACGATTTCTAGTATTAGTCTTTATGACGTCGATTTTAACATTAACAACATCACCTATTTCTATTACAGATGGTATTGAGGTGCTTCTAAATCCATTAAAAGCATTGAAGGTACCAGTACATGAATTGGCTTTAATGATGTCTATTTCATTGCGTTTTATTCCGACCTTAATGGATGAAACAGATAAGATTATGAAAGCACAAATGGCACGAGGTTCAGACCTATCCTCTGGACCGATAAAAGATAGAATAAAAGCTGTCGTACCATTGCTTGTACCTCTCTTTGTCAGTGCCTTTAAGCGAGCTGAGGACTTAGCAACAGCGATGGAGGTAAGAGGCTATCGTGGTGGTGAAGGTCGTACTAGATATCGTAGACTAAAATGGGATATGGGCGACACATTTGCGCTTGTGCTATTAGTAGCAATAGGCGTATTGCTATTCTTCTATAGAAGTTAA
- a CDS encoding energy-coupling factor ABC transporter ATP-binding protein: MDIKLQQVSYAYSQGTPFEKRALFDVDFDIPSHTYQAIIGHTGSGKSTILQHFNALLRPTSGEVHIGDRIIVAGKKAKDLKAVRQKVGIVFQFPEHQLFEETVLKDIMFGPMNFGVSEEEAEARARELVSLVGLPNNVLEKSPFDLSGGQMRRVAIAGVLAMDPEVIVLDEPTAGLDPRGQKEIMDMFYQLHQERHLTTILVTHSMEDAARYADNIVIMHEGKNVLSGTPRDIFKDVETLKSFRLEPPRIVRFQQRVEHMIGRSFSKVCLTEEELAAEIAQGLREERGEP, from the coding sequence ATGGACATCAAACTTCAACAAGTAAGCTATGCCTATTCGCAGGGGACGCCTTTTGAAAAGAGGGCTCTTTTCGATGTAGATTTTGATATCCCCTCCCATACTTATCAAGCGATTATTGGCCATACTGGTTCTGGTAAATCGACTATTCTTCAGCATTTTAACGCACTTCTAAGACCTACTTCAGGAGAAGTACATATTGGGGATCGCATTATTGTAGCTGGTAAAAAAGCAAAAGATTTAAAAGCTGTACGTCAAAAGGTCGGTATTGTCTTTCAGTTTCCAGAGCATCAATTATTTGAAGAAACGGTTTTAAAGGATATTATGTTTGGCCCTATGAACTTTGGAGTATCAGAGGAGGAAGCCGAAGCTCGTGCAAGGGAACTGGTTAGCTTAGTTGGCTTACCTAACAACGTACTTGAGAAATCCCCATTCGATTTATCAGGCGGTCAAATGCGTCGAGTGGCGATTGCAGGTGTTTTAGCAATGGACCCAGAGGTTATTGTATTAGATGAACCTACGGCTGGTCTTGATCCACGAGGTCAAAAAGAAATAATGGATATGTTTTATCAGCTTCATCAAGAACGACACCTCACAACAATTTTAGTAACACATAGTATGGAGGATGCGGCACGATATGCGGATAATATTGTGATTATGCATGAAGGTAAGAATGTCTTAAGTGGAACACCACGGGATATTTTTAAAGATGTAGAAACATTAAAGAGTTTCCGCTTAGAGCCACCACGTATTGTTCGCTTTCAGCAGAGGGTTGAGCATATGATAGGACGTTCCTTCTCTAAGGTTTGCTTAACAGAGGAGGAGCTTGCAGCTGAAATTGCTCAAGGCCTAAGAGAGGAGCGTGGAGAGCCATGA
- a CDS encoding energy-coupling factor ABC transporter ATP-binding protein produces the protein MPEILSLNNVTFSYTPEDQASRNAVENVSFAVEEGEWIAIVGHNGSGKSTIAKLMNGLLFPQQGDVRILREPLSEDNLWESRSLIGMVFQNPDNQFVGATVQDDVAFALENNGVPFEDMVKRVHAALEQVKMSQFLDHEPHHLSGGQKQRVAIAGALALKPKLLILDEATSMLDPQGRAEVLQTVQTLRAETGLTVISITHDLEEAMLANRVLFMNDGKKFAEGTPAEIFALGDKLVEFGLDLPFALKLSKLLQKEGVPLMGQHMTEEELVNDLWTSNFNK, from the coding sequence ATGCCTGAAATTTTATCTTTAAATAATGTGACTTTTTCATATACGCCAGAAGATCAAGCTAGCCGTAATGCTGTCGAAAACGTTAGCTTTGCAGTTGAAGAAGGTGAATGGATTGCCATAGTAGGTCATAATGGATCTGGTAAATCTACAATCGCTAAGTTGATGAATGGTTTATTATTTCCTCAACAAGGAGATGTACGTATATTACGTGAGCCTTTAAGTGAAGATAACCTTTGGGAGTCCCGCTCTTTAATAGGAATGGTATTTCAAAACCCTGACAATCAATTTGTCGGTGCAACCGTGCAAGATGATGTAGCATTTGCACTCGAAAATAACGGTGTACCTTTTGAGGATATGGTAAAGCGTGTCCATGCAGCACTGGAGCAAGTAAAAATGAGCCAGTTTTTAGACCATGAACCGCATCATCTATCAGGAGGGCAAAAACAGCGTGTTGCCATCGCTGGAGCACTTGCATTAAAGCCAAAGCTTCTTATTTTAGATGAGGCTACATCTATGTTAGATCCACAGGGGCGTGCAGAGGTGTTGCAAACTGTCCAGACCTTACGTGCGGAAACAGGATTAACAGTTATATCGATTACACATGATTTAGAAGAGGCGATGCTAGCAAATCGTGTTCTTTTTATGAATGATGGCAAGAAATTTGCAGAAGGTACACCTGCTGAAATCTTTGCACTCGGGGACAAGCTAGTTGAATTCGGACTGGATTTACCATTTGCCTTGAAGTTATCAAAGCTATTGCAAAAGGAAGGTGTTCCGTTAATGGGACAACATATGACAGAAGAAGAGTTGGTGAATGATTTATGGACATCAAACTTCAACAAGTAA
- the rplQ gene encoding 50S ribosomal protein L17, with protein sequence MGYRKLGRTSSQRKAMLRDLATDLIINERIETTEARAKEVRKAVEKMITLGKRGDLHARRQAAAFIRRELVTTTDAEGNETTSFALQKLFDDVAPRYAERQGGYTRILKVGPRRGDGAPVVVIELV encoded by the coding sequence ATGGGTTACAGAAAACTTGGTCGTACAAGTTCTCAACGTAAAGCGATGTTACGTGACTTAGCTACTGATTTAATCATTAACGAGCGTATCGAAACTACTGAGGCTCGCGCTAAAGAAGTACGTAAAGCTGTTGAAAAAATGATTACTTTAGGTAAACGCGGAGATTTACACGCACGCCGTCAAGCTGCTGCATTCATCCGTCGTGAACTAGTAACAACGACTGATGCTGAAGGTAACGAAACAACATCATTTGCACTTCAAAAGTTATTTGATGATGTTGCACCACGTTATGCAGAGCGTCAAGGTGGTTACACTCGTATTCTTAAAGTAGGTCCTCGTCGTGGTGACGGTGCACCTGTTGTTGTGATTGAACTAGTTTAA
- a CDS encoding DNA-directed RNA polymerase subunit alpha — translation MIEIEKPKIETVEISEDSKYGKFVVEPLERGYGNTLGNSLRRILLSSLPGAAVTSIQIDGVLHEFSTVEGVVEDVASIILNVKKLALKIYSDEEKVIEIDVKGDGTVTAADITHDSDVEILNPDLYIATIAKNGHLRMRMYAQRGRGYTPADQNKREDLPIGVIPIDSIYTPVSRVNFQVENTRVGQSSDYDKLSLDVWTDGSIGPKEAISLGAKILTEHLNIFVGMTDEAQTAEIMVEKEEDQKEKVLEMTIEELDLSVRSYNCLKRAGINTVLELANKSEDDMMKVRNLGRKSLEEVKAKLEELGLGLRKED, via the coding sequence ATGATCGAAATTGAAAAACCAAAGATTGAAACGGTGGAGATCAGCGAAGATTCCAAATATGGAAAGTTTGTTGTAGAACCGCTTGAACGCGGATATGGAAACACTTTGGGTAATTCTTTACGTCGTATCCTTCTGTCTTCATTACCAGGAGCTGCTGTCACTTCAATTCAAATTGATGGTGTTCTTCACGAATTCTCAACTGTAGAAGGCGTAGTAGAAGATGTAGCTTCAATCATTTTGAACGTGAAAAAACTAGCTCTTAAAATCTACTCTGACGAAGAAAAAGTTATTGAGATTGATGTAAAAGGCGATGGTACAGTTACGGCTGCTGACATTACACATGACAGTGACGTAGAAATTTTAAACCCAGATCTATATATTGCAACAATCGCTAAAAACGGTCATTTACGTATGCGTATGTATGCACAACGTGGCCGTGGTTACACTCCTGCTGATCAAAACAAACGTGAGGATCTTCCTATCGGCGTGATCCCGATCGACTCTATTTACACTCCAGTATCACGCGTCAATTTCCAAGTGGAAAATACTCGTGTTGGTCAGTCTTCTGACTACGACAAACTTTCTCTTGATGTGTGGACAGATGGCAGCATCGGTCCGAAAGAGGCGATTTCGCTCGGAGCAAAAATTTTAACCGAGCATCTTAACATCTTCGTTGGCATGACGGATGAGGCACAAACTGCTGAAATCATGGTCGAAAAAGAAGAAGATCAAAAAGAAAAAGTTTTAGAGATGACTATCGAAGAGCTTGATCTTTCTGTTCGTTCTTACAACTGTTTAAAACGCGCTGGTATTAATACAGTACTAGAACTTGCGAATAAATCAGAAGACGATATGATGAAAGTTCGTAACCTTGGACGTAAGTCACTAGAAGAAGTAAAAGCGAAGTTAGAAGAGCTTGGTTTAGGATTACGCAAAGAAGACTAA
- the rpsK gene encoding 30S ribosomal protein S11: MARKQQTRKRRVKKNIESGIAHIRSTFNNTIVTITDMQGNAVSWSSAGALGFRGSRKSTPFAAQMAAETAAKTSLEHGLKTLEVTVKGPGAGREAAIRALQAAGLEVTAIKDVTPVPHNGCRPPKRRRV; encoded by the coding sequence ATGGCTCGTAAACAACAAACTCGTAAACGTCGTGTGAAAAAGAATATCGAATCTGGTATTGCACACATTCGTTCTACATTTAACAATACAATCGTAACGATTACAGATATGCAAGGTAACGCTGTATCTTGGTCAAGTGCTGGTGCTCTTGGTTTCCGTGGTTCACGTAAATCTACACCATTCGCTGCTCAAATGGCTGCAGAAACTGCTGCTAAAACATCCCTTGAACATGGTCTGAAAACGTTGGAAGTAACTGTTAAAGGTCCTGGTGCTGGTCGTGAAGCTGCTATTCGTGCACTTCAAGCTGCTGGTTTAGAAGTAACTGCTATTAAAGACGTTACTCCAGTTCCTCATAATGGTTGCCGTCCGCCAAAACGTCGTCGCGTGTAA
- the rpsM gene encoding 30S ribosomal protein S13 — translation MARIAGVDIPRDKRVVISLTYIFGIGKTTAQKVLADAGISEDTRVRDLTEDELNKIREQLDSYKLEGDLRRETSLNIKRLMEIGSFRGIRHRRGLPVRGQNTKNNARTRKGPRKTVANKKK, via the coding sequence ATGGCACGTATTGCTGGTGTTGATATTCCTCGCGACAAACGCGTGGTAATTTCATTAACGTACATTTTCGGTATTGGTAAAACTACAGCTCAGAAAGTACTAGCTGATGCAGGTATTTCAGAAGATACACGCGTACGCGACTTAACTGAAGATGAGTTAAACAAAATCCGTGAACAATTAGATTCTTACAAACTTGAAGGTGACTTACGTCGCGAAACTTCATTAAACATTAAACGTCTGATGGAAATCGGTTCATTCCGTGGTATCCGTCACCGTCGTGGCTTACCTGTTCGTGGTCAAAATACGAAGAACAATGCGCGTACGCGTAAAGGTCCTCGTAAAACAGTTGCGAACAAGAAAAAATAA
- the rpmJ gene encoding 50S ribosomal protein L36 has product MKVRPSVKPICEKCKVIRRRGKVMVICENPKHKQKQG; this is encoded by the coding sequence ATGAAAGTGAGACCATCTGTGAAACCGATCTGCGAAAAATGTAAAGTAATTCGCCGACGCGGTAAAGTAATGGTAATCTGTGAAAATCCTAAACATAAACAAAAACAAGGTTAA
- the infA gene encoding translation initiation factor IF-1, with translation MAKDDVIEVEGTVVETLPNAMFKVELENGHVILAHVSGKIRMHFIRILPGDKVTIELSPYDLTRGRITYRFK, from the coding sequence ATGGCGAAAGATGATGTAATTGAAGTCGAAGGGACAGTTGTTGAGACTTTGCCAAACGCGATGTTTAAGGTAGAATTAGAAAATGGACATGTGATTCTAGCACACGTATCTGGTAAGATTCGTATGCACTTTATCCGTATTCTACCTGGAGATAAGGTTACTATCGAGTTATCTCCTTATGATTTAACTCGCGGTCGTATCACATACCGTTTTAAATAA
- a CDS encoding adenylate kinase codes for MNIVLMGLPGAGKGTQADKIVEKYAIPHISTGDMFRAAIKEGTELGLQAKSFIDQGALVPDEVTIGIVRERLAKPDCEKGFLLDGFPRTVPQAEALDSILADLNKAIEHTINIQVEKDELIARLSGRRICKTCGTSYHLIFNPPAEEGKCDKDGGELYTRADDNPETVANRLEVNMKQAQPLLDFYKAKGVLTNIDGQQDINKVFADLDALLQGSRS; via the coding sequence ATGAATATCGTTTTAATGGGTCTGCCAGGTGCTGGTAAAGGCACACAGGCAGATAAAATTGTTGAGAAGTACGCAATTCCTCATATTTCTACAGGCGATATGTTCCGTGCTGCAATCAAAGAAGGTACTGAACTAGGCTTACAAGCTAAATCGTTTATTGATCAAGGTGCACTTGTACCAGATGAAGTAACGATTGGTATTGTTCGTGAGCGACTGGCTAAACCTGACTGTGAAAAGGGATTCTTACTTGATGGATTCCCACGTACTGTTCCTCAAGCTGAAGCTTTAGATAGCATCCTTGCTGATCTAAATAAAGCGATTGAGCATACAATCAACATTCAAGTTGAAAAAGATGAGTTAATCGCTCGTCTATCAGGTCGACGTATTTGTAAAACTTGTGGTACTTCTTATCATTTAATTTTCAACCCTCCAGCTGAGGAAGGAAAATGTGATAAAGATGGTGGCGAGCTTTATACACGTGCAGATGATAATCCTGAAACGGTTGCGAACCGTCTGGAAGTAAATATGAAACAAGCACAACCTTTACTTGATTTCTACAAAGCAAAAGGTGTGTTAACTAATATAGATGGACAGCAAGATATTAACAAAGTGTTTGCTGATCTTGATGCTCTTTTACAGGGCAGCCGCAGCTGA
- the secY gene encoding preprotein translocase subunit SecY, translating into MFQTISNFMRVRDIRNKIIFTLLMLIVFRIGTFVPVPNVDANVLKATDEFNLVGFLNTFGGGALKNFSIFAMGIMPYITASIIVQLLQMDVVPKFAEWAKQGEVGRRKLAQFTRYFTIILAFIQSFAMSFGFNRMYGGSLIKEEGVLTYVTIAIVLTAGTAFLVWLAEQITAHGVGNGISVVIFAGIVAALPTGINQIFAQQIEGAGDKLFINIIILALLVLVLLAVVVGVIYVQQALRKIPIQYAKRVTGRNQQTGGQQTHLPLKVNAAGVIPVIFASAFLMTPRTIVPFFGENNVTTFINNTFDYTKPVGMIIYVALIIAFTYFYAFVQVNPENVADNLKKQGAYIPGIRPGENTQTYLTSVLYRLTFVGAIFLTVISVMPIIFINFMNLPASVQIGGTSIIIVVGVALETMKQLESQLVKRHYKGFMK; encoded by the coding sequence ATGTTTCAGACAATCTCTAACTTTATGCGTGTTCGAGATATAAGAAATAAAATCATTTTCACTCTTTTAATGTTAATCGTTTTCCGTATTGGAACATTTGTTCCGGTACCTAACGTTGACGCTAATGTATTAAAGGCAACTGATGAGTTTAACCTCGTTGGTTTCCTCAATACTTTTGGCGGTGGTGCTTTAAAGAACTTCTCCATCTTTGCGATGGGGATTATGCCTTACATCACAGCCTCAATCATTGTTCAGTTATTGCAAATGGACGTAGTACCGAAATTTGCTGAGTGGGCAAAGCAAGGTGAAGTCGGAAGACGTAAGCTTGCACAATTCACTCGCTACTTTACTATTATTCTTGCTTTTATCCAATCATTCGCAATGTCATTCGGTTTTAACAGAATGTACGGTGGATCATTGATTAAAGAAGAAGGCGTTCTAACGTATGTTACAATTGCTATAGTATTGACAGCGGGTACAGCATTCCTAGTATGGCTTGCTGAGCAAATTACTGCTCATGGTGTTGGTAATGGTATTTCTGTTGTCATTTTCGCAGGTATCGTTGCAGCATTGCCTACAGGAATTAACCAAATCTTTGCACAGCAAATCGAGGGTGCAGGAGATAAATTATTTATCAACATCATCATCCTTGCGTTGCTTGTATTAGTTTTATTAGCAGTTGTTGTTGGAGTTATTTACGTGCAACAAGCACTTCGTAAAATTCCAATTCAATATGCAAAACGAGTTACTGGGCGTAACCAACAGACGGGTGGTCAACAAACGCATTTACCGTTAAAAGTAAATGCTGCAGGGGTTATTCCTGTAATCTTTGCTTCGGCGTTTCTGATGACACCTCGTACGATAGTTCCGTTCTTCGGTGAAAATAATGTAACAACATTCATTAATAACACTTTTGATTATACAAAACCTGTTGGGATGATTATTTATGTTGCATTAATCATCGCGTTCACATATTTCTATGCATTCGTACAAGTGAATCCAGAAAATGTGGCAGATAACTTGAAAAAACAAGGTGCTTATATTCCGGGTATTCGTCCTGGTGAAAACACTCAAACGTATTTAACAAGCGTGTTATATCGACTGACATTTGTCGGCGCGATTTTCTTAACTGTTATTTCTGTAATGCCGATTATATTCATAAACTTTATGAATTTACCTGCTTCAGTGCAGATCGGTGGTACTAGTATTATTATCGTAGTCGGCGTAGCGCTGGAAACGATGAAGCAGCTAGAATCTCAACTTGTTAAACGTCACTACAAAGGCTTTATGAAGTAA
- the rplO gene encoding 50S ribosomal protein L15: protein MKLHELKPAEGSRKQRNRVGRGIGSGNGKTAGKGHKGQNARSGGGVRPGFEGGQNPLFRRLPKRGFTNINRKEYAIVNLDALNRFEDGAEVTAALLLETGLVSNEKAGIKVLGNGTLNKKLTVKAHKFSASAKEAIENAGGTTEVI from the coding sequence ATGAAACTGCATGAGTTAAAACCAGCAGAAGGTTCTCGTAAGCAACGCAATCGCGTTGGTCGTGGTATCGGTTCTGGTAACGGTAAAACAGCAGGTAAAGGTCATAAAGGTCAAAACGCTCGTTCTGGTGGCGGTGTACGCCCAGGCTTTGAGGGCGGTCAAAACCCATTATTCCGTCGTTTACCTAAACGTGGCTTTACGAACATCAACCGTAAAGAATACGCGATCGTTAACCTTGATGCTTTAAACCGTTTCGAAGACGGTGCAGAGGTAACTGCTGCATTATTACTTGAAACTGGTCTAGTGAGTAACGAAAAAGCTGGAATTAAAGTTCTTGGTAACGGAACTCTTAATAAAAAGCTTACTGTTAAGGCTCATAAATTCTCAGCTTCAGCTAAAGAAGCAATTGAGAATGCCGGCGGAACTACTGAGGTGATTTAA